The genomic DNA GCTCAAGATCACCAACCTCGACCCGCTCCCGTATGATCTGCTGTTCGAACGTTTCCTCAACGTGGAACGTGTCTCCATGCCTGATATCGACGTGGACTTCTGCGAACGCCGCCGTCTGGAGGTCGTGAAGTATTGCGCCGAAAAGTACGGTCATGACCGCGTGGCGCAGATCACCACTTTCGGGACCATGAAGACCAAAGCGGTCATCAAGGACGTTGGCCGCGCGCTGGGCATGACCTTCGGTGAGACGGACAGGATCGCCAAGCTCATCCCGGACGATCCCGGTGTCATGGCGAAGCTGCTCGGCGTGGAAAAGGCCAAGATCAACGTGCCCAACGCGGTCAAGGGCGTGGTTGAACTCGACGACATGGTCGCCACCGACCCCAAAGTCGAAAAACTCATCGATATTTCCACCCGTCTTGAAGGGCTGTGCCGCCATGCGTCCACCCACGCAGCGGGCGTGGTCATCTCGGACAAGCCCATGACCGAATACCTTCCTCTCTACAAAGGGAAGAAGGGGGAAATCGTGACCCAGTTCGACATGAAAAAGGTCGAAAAAGTCGGCCTCATCAAGTTCGACTTCCTGGGTCTGAGAACCATGACGGTCATCGAGGACTGCATCGACATCATCGCCGAACAGGGCAAACGGGCGCCGGATCTCGACACGCTCTCTCTGGACGACCCGGACACCTACTCCACTCTGGCACGGGGCGACACCGACGGCGTCTTTCAGTTCGAATCATCCGGCATGCGTAAATATCTCCGCATGCTGCGCCCCGACTGTTTTGAAGACATCGTCGCAATGCTCGCCCTCTACCGTCCCGGCCCGCTGGGCATGATCGGTTCCCAGGGCGTCAGCATGGTCGATGAATTCATCATGCGTAAGCACGGCGAAATCGAAGTCTCCTATCCGCACCCGTCGCTGGAGGAAACCCTCAAGCCGACCTACGGCGTCATGGTCTATCAGGAGCAGGTTATGGCGACCGCCATGACCATCGCCAACTACTCGCTCGGTGAAGGTGACCTGCTGCGCCGTGCCATGGGTAAGAAGATCGCCGAGGAAATGGCGAAGCAGCGTTCCCGTTTCCTTGAAGGCTCGCGCGAAAACAAGATCGACGACAAGATCGCCAACGAAATCTTCGACACCATGGAGAAGTTCGCGGCATACGGCTTCAACAAGTCACACTCCGCCGCCTACGCGCTCATTTCCTATCATACGGCCTATCTCAAGACGCATTTCCCGGTTGAGTTCATGGCCGCCCTGATGTCCACGGAAATGAACAACACCGAAAAAATCATCATGTACATCAACGCCTGCCGCGATATGGACATCACGGTCAAGCAGCCCAACATCAACGCGGGGCAGGCGCGGTTCTCGGTGCTCGACGGCGACATTCTCTTCGCCATGGCCGCCATCAAGAACGTCGGCGAAGAGGCCATTGACGAAATCGTGGCCGAGCGCAACGAGAACGGTCCGTTCAAAGACATCTTCGATTTCTGCGAACGAGTGAACCTGCGTCGCGTGACCAAGCGCGTCCTCGAATCACTCATCAAGGCGGGCGCGCTCGACTGTTTCGACTGTCCCCGCGCCGCGCTGCTCGAAGACCTCGAAAAAGCGGTCGCCATCGGCCAGAAAAAGGCCAAGGAAAAAGACTCGGGCATGCTCAACATGCTCGACATGCTGGGCAACGGCGGGGACAAATCCGAGGCCATCACGCCCACCTGCTCGTCCTGCGAGGAATTCGACGACCGCGAAAAACTCGCCCTTGAAAAGGAAGTCATCGGCTTCTTCCTGTCCGGGCACCCGCTGCTCGCCTATCGGCACGACATGTCCCGCCTGCGGACCTCCACCCTTGAGGAATGCAAAACCATTCCCAACGGCACCGAGGTCCGCGTGGCTGTCATCATCCCGGACTACAAGCAGTTCATCACCCGCAAGGGCGACCCCATGGCCTTCTGCACCGCCGAAGACCTGACCACGTCCGGTGAAATCACCATGCTGCCCAACACCTATGCCGACGCCAAGGAACTCATCGACGCCGACCGCCCGCTGTTCATCCAGGGCAAAATCGACATCCGCGAGGAACCGGGCCACGAGGACGCGCCCAAGTCAGCGAAAATACTCGCCGACAAAGTGGTCTTTCTCGCCGACGCGGTCCAAGGCTCGGACAAGCCCGTGTCCCTCTGGGTCGGTGAAAAGCACGCCGAGGACAACCACCTCAACGCGCTCAAGGCGATTCTCCAGCGATATCCCGGCAAGACCGCAGTCAATCTCGGCGTCATCACCAAGGATTCCGTGGTCAATCTCAAGCTCGGAAACAACTGGCACATCTTCCCGAGCCGCGATTTCTGGAAAGACGTGGAGAAATGGCAAAACGGCGACGCCCTCAGGCACAAGGCCTCGCAGGAGTAGGAGTAGGAAGAATGCCTCCGGCGGCCTAAGAACCTTTCGTGAAAGGTTCTTAGGAATCTCCAAAGCTTTTTGTTGCGCTTCACGAGTAATGCTAACAATCGAAACGCCCTGCCTCACTTATAATTCATAGTAATAGATACGAGAGATACAAAATGGATTCTTTGAAACAACTCGATGACCGGCACCGAAAATTCGTTGAAGACCGGCATTGGCAGAAACACCAGTCTCCCAAGAATCTTGCCATGGCGTTGACCGTGGAAGTGGGCGAACTGGTGGAGCATTTCATGTGGCTGACCCGCGATGAAAGCTGGAAAGTCGAAGGGAAGAAAAAAGAGGCCGTGGCCGAAGAACTGGCCGACTGTCTCATTTATCTCACCCGCCTTTCCGGGGAACTCGGTATTGATCTGGTTGCCGCGGCCCATGAAAAATGCGAGAAAAATGAGCGCAAGTACCCTGTGGAAGAATTTCAGGAAGGCGACCGCCGCCCCCACGAGTACAAGGACAAAGATAAATATTAAGGTTCGGAGAAATAACTATGCCCGGTAAATGGCGCCTCACGATAACTCAGGATTTTTCAGCATCGCATCAACTGCGTAACTACGGCGGCAAATGCGAAAACATGCACGGCCACAACTTCGGCGTCGAAGTGGTGGTCGAAGGGACGAAGCTGGACGAAAGAGTCCAATATCTCGTCGACTTCAAGGACATCAAGCGCCGCACCAAGGATGTGCTGGAAAAGCTCGACCACAGGCATCTCAATGAAGTCGAGTGCTTTGTCGAGATCAACCCATCTTCCGAGAACATCGCCATGTTCATATATAAGGAATTGAAGGACAACATGCCCGAGAACGTCACCCTTGCCGAAGTCTCTGTTTCGGAAAAGGAATCGTCCAAGGCGACCTACTGGGAAGAATAGACATGGCTGAAAAAAAGAAAGAGAAGCGGGGCGAAATCAACGGCATGTCCTACGGGAAGATCATGACGAGCCTGCTCATCCCGAAGGATTCCCGTTCCAATCCCAAGCGCATCCTGAGCGGTATCGCTTTTCTCGCGTTCGTGGGATTCTTCCTCTTCGCCGCCCTGAGCCGAGGCTGCCACCGCGAGGCCATGCAGCAGCCCACGGAACCGACCAGCGCCATCATCGAAACCCGCCTCGGATAATTTCATGCGAATAGTCCTTCAACGCGTCACCGACGCGAAAGTCACCGTGAACGACACCGTTGTCGGCGAGATCGGCACCGGCCTGCTCGCCCTTGTCGGATTCGGCAAAAGCGACACCGCCGATCTTGCAACCGCGCCCGTCTGGAAAAAGATGATCGACAAGGTACTCAATCTGCGTATCTTCACGGACGATGACGACAAGCTCAACAACTCGCTCTGTGACATCTCCGGAGACATCCTGCTCGTCTCGCAGTTCACGCTGTATGCGGACTGCAAAAAAGGACGCCGCCCGTCATTTTCCGGTTCATGCCCGCCCGACATAGCCGCCCCTCTGTTCGACAGGCTGGTGGCTGACGTGCGTTCCGCCGCGCCCGGTCAAGTCGCAACCGGCGAGTTCGGCGAGGAAATGTTTCTCGACTTCACCAACTGGGGACCGGTAACCATCATCCTCGACTCCGACGAGATGTAGCATGACGATCAAAACGAAACTGCTCGCAGTCCTGTCCCTGATTCTCCTGTCCTCTTTCCTTGCGACCAGTCTCATCAACTACACGGTGACGCGTGACGCCGTGCGCGAGGAGTTGCTCCAATCCTCGCTCCCGCTGACCGGCAAGAACATCTATTCGGAAATCCACGCCACCATGATGGTGCCGTCGCTCGTAGCCTCATCAATGGCCAACGACACATTCCTCAAAGACTGGGTGATGCGCGGCGAAAAGGATATCCACGCACTTTCCCGCTACATGAGTGCCATCAATTCCAAATACGGGTTCATCTCCACATTTTTCGTCTCGTCCCTCACAGACATTTATTATTATCAGGACGGTCCGCTGAAAAAAGTCAATCCGCGCGACCCGCATGACGTGTGGTACTACAGTTTCGTCTACTCCAAGGCCTCGCACGACATCATGGTGGATACCAATCAGGCCAAAGGCCACCAACTGACCATCTTCATCAACTGCCGGATTGAAGACGAGCGCGGCCGCCTGCTCGGTGTTACCGGCGTCGGGGTCAACATGGACAAGGCCATCGACATGCTCAATCAAGCCCGCAAGGAATATGGCCGCTCCGTATATCTTGTGGATCAGGACGGCCTGATGCAGGTTCATCCGAACAAGGACCTCATCGGCAAGCAATACCTTGATGAAACCGAGGGTATAAAAGGTTTGGCAAAAACCATCCTTAAGCCTCATGAAAAGCCCGTCAGCCTCGAATATCAGGCGGACGGGAAAACCATCCTGCTCTCGGCGAGCTATCTGCCGGAATTCGAATGGCATCTCATCGTAGAACAGGACGAAGAAAAAGCGCTTTCCACGGCTCGAAACAACCTTTACCGCACCCTCGGCGTCGGCTTTACCGCATCCCTGCTCATCATTTTCCTGTGCGTACTGACCATCAACCATTTCCAGTCGCGTCTTGAACGCATGGCGAAAACAGATCCGCTCACCGGCATCGCCAACCGCAGGGCCTTTGAGGAACGCTTCCATCTCGCTGCATACAAGGCGGACCGCTACGGCAATCTGTTCTCGATCATCGTCATCGACCTCGACGGGTTCAAGAAGGTCAACGACATCTACGGACACCTCGAAGGCGACAAAATTCTCAAGTCCATCGCGTCATCCATCGACAACAGCATCCGGCCTGCCGATTTTCTGGCTCGCTGGGGCGGCGATGAATTCATCGTGCTCATGGACGGCGATGCGGAAAACGCAAAAACTCTCGCCGACCGCATCAGGACAGCCGTCACCCACTCGGCACAGGAAACAATCATCTCCCTCAGTTGCGGTGCTGCCCAATACGAAAACGGCGACGATCTTGCCTCGATCACGGCCCGAGCGGACAAGGCAATGTACATGGCCAAGTCGCAGGGGGGAGACAGGGTGATTGCCGGCTAATTCCGCCAAGCGTATCCTGTCACGCGCTAATCCCAATAAAATCAGGCCCCATGAAATACTCTAGAGTATTTCATGGGGCCTGTTCACATCAATATGACGGTTTTTGCTACATAAGCTGGCTGACTTTTCCGCAGGCACGAAAGCCACGAAAACGCCTCAGGCTTACTTCTGCATTTCCTGCACCAGGGTGGCAAACACCTGTTCCTTGTCGAGTTCGGTGGTGTCGATGGTCACCGCGTCATCTGCGGCTT from uncultured Pseudodesulfovibrio sp. includes the following:
- the dnaE gene encoding DNA polymerase III subunit alpha; amino-acid sequence: MAEFVHLHVHTEYSLLDGAIRIKDLLSRTKDLGMPAVAITDHGSMYGAVVFYMAAMEMGIKPIIGCEVYVAPGDIDDEGAHLKKEKGGGYHLVLLAKNQLGYKNLIKIVSKGYLEGFYYKPRVSKYLLNKYSEGLVALSACLAGEVPRVLMNEGLDAGVEMAKTYESIFPGNFYLELQDNGIGKQVRLNDLLIQCAEKTGLPMVATNDCHYLTAEDYEAHDTLLCIQTQTTVDAEKRFRMDTKELYFKTPEEMEQAFAHVPEAIANTQKIAEMCNLEIELGNYYFPEYELSEGVSDLDEEFEKLCRAGLEKRLNQITYDVDEEVYWKRLDYELGVITEMGFPAYFLIVQDFINWAKDHRIPVGPGRGSAAGSIVAWSLKITNLDPLPYDLLFERFLNVERVSMPDIDVDFCERRRLEVVKYCAEKYGHDRVAQITTFGTMKTKAVIKDVGRALGMTFGETDRIAKLIPDDPGVMAKLLGVEKAKINVPNAVKGVVELDDMVATDPKVEKLIDISTRLEGLCRHASTHAAGVVISDKPMTEYLPLYKGKKGEIVTQFDMKKVEKVGLIKFDFLGLRTMTVIEDCIDIIAEQGKRAPDLDTLSLDDPDTYSTLARGDTDGVFQFESSGMRKYLRMLRPDCFEDIVAMLALYRPGPLGMIGSQGVSMVDEFIMRKHGEIEVSYPHPSLEETLKPTYGVMVYQEQVMATAMTIANYSLGEGDLLRRAMGKKIAEEMAKQRSRFLEGSRENKIDDKIANEIFDTMEKFAAYGFNKSHSAAYALISYHTAYLKTHFPVEFMAALMSTEMNNTEKIIMYINACRDMDITVKQPNINAGQARFSVLDGDILFAMAAIKNVGEEAIDEIVAERNENGPFKDIFDFCERVNLRRVTKRVLESLIKAGALDCFDCPRAALLEDLEKAVAIGQKKAKEKDSGMLNMLDMLGNGGDKSEAITPTCSSCEEFDDREKLALEKEVIGFFLSGHPLLAYRHDMSRLRTSTLEECKTIPNGTEVRVAVIIPDYKQFITRKGDPMAFCTAEDLTTSGEITMLPNTYADAKELIDADRPLFIQGKIDIREEPGHEDAPKSAKILADKVVFLADAVQGSDKPVSLWVGEKHAEDNHLNALKAILQRYPGKTAVNLGVITKDSVVNLKLGNNWHIFPSRDFWKDVEKWQNGDALRHKASQE
- a CDS encoding nucleotide pyrophosphohydrolase; this translates as MDSLKQLDDRHRKFVEDRHWQKHQSPKNLAMALTVEVGELVEHFMWLTRDESWKVEGKKKEAVAEELADCLIYLTRLSGELGIDLVAAAHEKCEKNERKYPVEEFQEGDRRPHEYKDKDKY
- the queD gene encoding 6-carboxytetrahydropterin synthase QueD, with the translated sequence MPGKWRLTITQDFSASHQLRNYGGKCENMHGHNFGVEVVVEGTKLDERVQYLVDFKDIKRRTKDVLEKLDHRHLNEVECFVEINPSSENIAMFIYKELKDNMPENVTLAEVSVSEKESSKATYWEE
- the dtd gene encoding D-aminoacyl-tRNA deacylase, with the protein product MRIVLQRVTDAKVTVNDTVVGEIGTGLLALVGFGKSDTADLATAPVWKKMIDKVLNLRIFTDDDDKLNNSLCDISGDILLVSQFTLYADCKKGRRPSFSGSCPPDIAAPLFDRLVADVRSAAPGQVATGEFGEEMFLDFTNWGPVTIILDSDEM
- a CDS encoding sensor domain-containing diguanylate cyclase, giving the protein MTIKTKLLAVLSLILLSSFLATSLINYTVTRDAVREELLQSSLPLTGKNIYSEIHATMMVPSLVASSMANDTFLKDWVMRGEKDIHALSRYMSAINSKYGFISTFFVSSLTDIYYYQDGPLKKVNPRDPHDVWYYSFVYSKASHDIMVDTNQAKGHQLTIFINCRIEDERGRLLGVTGVGVNMDKAIDMLNQARKEYGRSVYLVDQDGLMQVHPNKDLIGKQYLDETEGIKGLAKTILKPHEKPVSLEYQADGKTILLSASYLPEFEWHLIVEQDEEKALSTARNNLYRTLGVGFTASLLIIFLCVLTINHFQSRLERMAKTDPLTGIANRRAFEERFHLAAYKADRYGNLFSIIVIDLDGFKKVNDIYGHLEGDKILKSIASSIDNSIRPADFLARWGGDEFIVLMDGDAENAKTLADRIRTAVTHSAQETIISLSCGAAQYENGDDLASITARADKAMYMAKSQGGDRVIAG